One Enterococcus silesiacus genomic window carries:
- a CDS encoding TetR family transcriptional regulator, translating into MSESQITKKAISAALIELCDKKLFSKISVQDITKEVGLNRQTFYYHFTDKQDLLRWIYTHDALIYLDSPDVSIDNWEEQALKMLKAIQSKSDFYYNTVSSDSDILRNCFSAITNKLFINLFDQMDKENQLLPEDKVFYARFFSYGCSGVLIDWILGGYKESPLEIATQLFRLAKDTEFFSYRLYAQENELL; encoded by the coding sequence ATGAGTGAATCACAAATAACTAAAAAAGCCATCTCAGCTGCATTGATCGAACTGTGCGACAAAAAGTTATTCAGTAAAATCAGTGTTCAAGACATCACCAAAGAAGTTGGCCTTAATCGCCAAACATTCTATTATCACTTTACCGACAAACAAGATCTTTTGCGCTGGATTTACACACACGATGCATTGATTTATCTAGACTCACCAGATGTTAGTATTGATAATTGGGAAGAACAAGCGTTAAAAATGCTAAAAGCGATCCAGTCTAAAAGTGATTTCTACTACAATACAGTCAGTTCAGATTCAGATATTTTAAGAAACTGTTTTTCAGCGATCACCAATAAACTATTTATCAATTTATTTGATCAAATGGATAAAGAAAATCAGCTGCTTCCAGAAGACAAAGTATTTTACGCTCGTTTTTTTTCATATGGTTGTAGCGGTGTCTTGATTGATTGGATTCTCGGTGGCTATAAAGAATCACCACTAGAAATCGCCACACAGTTATTCCGATTAGCCAAAGACACTGAGTTTTTCTCTTATCGTCTCTATGCCCAAGAAAACGAACTATTATGA
- a CDS encoding oleate hydratase, whose translation MKKRHIGLAAAGALGAAYLAKKVSAEKKVEKVAEIEEEINSRYYGDKQVYLIGGGIATMAAAAYLIRDANFSGKNIHVIEGMKILGGSNDGIGTNEKGFVARGGRMLNEETYENFWELFSSIPSLEWPDHSVTEEILNFDHLHPTHAQARLVTKKQEILDAHTMGFDNEDRLAMTKLLAASEESLDGVTIEEWFGPHFFETNFWYMWQTTFAFQKWSSAFELRRYMNRMILEFSRIDTLEGVTRTPLNQYDSVILPLKAFLEKHGVDFTLNEDVVDLEFKSGSEITVTALKLGNGETIELNEEDIVIMTNGTMTDSSTEGNWSTPAPGVTEESRSARLWRNIAKKKAGLGNPEPFFGNEAQTNWESFTVTCRGDKLLKRIEEFSGNIPGSGALMTLKDSSWLMSTVVAAQPHFKNQDPDTTIFWGYGIYTDKVGDYVKKPMRDCTGEEILYEWICQMGWQADWDEIIKDVVNVIPAYMPYIDAQFQPRKMTDRPQVVPEGSTNFAMVSQFVEIPKDMVFTEEYSVRAARIAVYTLFEIDKEIIPVTPYNRDPKVLAKAAQTMFR comes from the coding sequence ATGAAAAAAAGACATATTGGATTAGCCGCAGCAGGTGCATTAGGTGCCGCTTATCTTGCTAAAAAAGTATCCGCTGAAAAGAAAGTAGAAAAAGTTGCCGAAATCGAAGAAGAAATCAATAGCCGTTATTACGGAGACAAACAAGTTTACCTAATCGGCGGTGGGATTGCCACAATGGCAGCCGCAGCCTACTTGATTCGAGATGCGAATTTTAGTGGAAAAAACATCCATGTGATCGAAGGTATGAAAATTCTTGGCGGAAGCAATGACGGAATTGGTACAAATGAAAAAGGCTTCGTTGCTCGTGGCGGCCGGATGCTAAATGAAGAAACCTATGAAAACTTCTGGGAATTATTTAGTAGTATTCCATCATTAGAATGGCCAGATCACAGTGTGACAGAAGAAATCTTGAATTTTGATCACTTACATCCTACTCATGCACAGGCACGTTTAGTGACAAAAAAACAAGAAATCCTTGATGCTCATACAATGGGCTTCGATAATGAGGACCGCTTAGCGATGACAAAATTATTAGCTGCCTCAGAAGAAAGCTTAGATGGTGTGACGATCGAAGAATGGTTCGGTCCTCATTTCTTTGAAACGAATTTCTGGTATATGTGGCAAACAACATTTGCTTTCCAAAAATGGAGTAGTGCTTTTGAGTTACGCCGTTATATGAATCGGATGATTTTGGAATTTTCTCGTATCGATACATTAGAAGGGGTCACTCGCACACCATTAAACCAATACGATAGCGTGATTTTACCGTTGAAAGCTTTTTTAGAAAAACATGGTGTTGACTTCACCTTAAATGAAGACGTAGTAGATCTAGAATTTAAATCAGGTTCTGAAATTACGGTCACTGCGTTAAAACTCGGAAATGGGGAAACCATTGAGCTAAACGAAGAGGACATCGTCATCATGACCAATGGCACGATGACGGACAGTTCTACAGAAGGCAATTGGAGCACTCCTGCACCAGGTGTCACAGAAGAATCACGCTCTGCTCGTCTATGGCGTAATATTGCCAAGAAAAAAGCAGGATTAGGCAATCCTGAACCATTCTTTGGCAATGAAGCGCAAACCAACTGGGAAAGCTTTACTGTAACGTGCCGTGGCGATAAATTATTAAAACGAATCGAAGAGTTCTCTGGAAATATTCCTGGATCAGGTGCTTTGATGACCTTAAAAGATTCAAGCTGGCTAATGAGTACGGTAGTGGCAGCACAACCGCATTTTAAAAATCAAGATCCTGATACAACGATTTTCTGGGGTTACGGTATTTATACCGATAAAGTTGGCGATTACGTGAAAAAACCAATGCGTGATTGTACAGGGGAAGAAATTTTGTACGAATGGATTTGCCAAATGGGCTGGCAAGCGGATTGGGATGAAATCATTAAAGATGTTGTGAATGTGATTCCAGCATATATGCCTTACATTGATGCGCAGTTCCAACCTCGTAAAATGACGGACCGTCCTCAAGTGGTTCCAGAAGGCAGTACGAACTTTGCGATGGTCAGTCAATTTGTTGAAATACCAAAAGATATGGTTTTCACGGAAGAATATTCAGTTCGGGCTGCAAGAATCGCCGTCTATACATTGTTTGAGATTGATAAGGAAATTATTCCTGTCACTCCATACAATCGAGATCCAAAAGTATTAGCTAAAGCTGCTCAAACTATGTTTAGATAG